In Gossypium arboreum isolate Shixiya-1 chromosome 6, ASM2569848v2, whole genome shotgun sequence, the following are encoded in one genomic region:
- the LOC108485675 gene encoding IQ domain-containing protein IQM4-like isoform X2, with amino-acid sequence MATLSLPKPTILFSPRPVSELDAAAVKLQKVYKSYRTRRNLADCAVVIEELWWKVLDLAELKQNSVSFFEIEKPESAVSRWVRAKTKAAKVGKGLSKDEKAKKLALQHWLEAIDPRHRYGHNLHMYYDVWFSSESTQPFFYWLDVGDGKEVNLEKCPRKKLQQQCITYLGPKEREEYEVIIENGRLAYRQSGSPVDTTGESKWIFVLSTSRALYVGQKKKGKFQHSSFLAGGATTAAGRLVARDGVLQAIWPYSGHYHPTEENFMEFISFLEENNVNLTNVKRCAVDDDNSYGQTPTPDKESKPKPESDKSRKADENDEGDSVRGAKRSSGDDQKDVKIETNGAGGKEEAAAFSMAKRLSFKWTTGVGPRIGCVRDYPSELQWKALEQVNLSPRVAPGMVKLGPIPSPRPSPRIHLSPRIAAMGLPSPRSIATVG; translated from the exons ATGGCCACACTTTCTCTACCGAAACCAACAATCTTGTTCTCGCCGAGACCCGTTAGTGAGCTTGATGCGGCTGCTGTTAAGCTTCAAAAAGTCTACAAGAGCTACCGGACTCGAAGAAACCTTGCAGATTGTGCAGTGGTGATTGAGGAGCTATGGTGGAAGGTATTAGACCTAGCTGAGCTCAAGCAAAACTCTGTGTCCTTCTTCGAGATTGAGAAACCAGAATCTGCAGTTTCACGGTGGGTAAGAGCCAAGACCAAAGCTGCAAAG GTAGGAAAGGGATTGTCCAAGGATGAAAAAGCTAAAAAACTAGCCCTTCAACACTGGCTTGAAGCT ATTGATCCACGACATCGGTACGGTCATAACTTACACATGTATTATGACGTTTGGTTCTCAAGCGAAAGCACACAGCCTTTCTTCTACTG GTTGGACGTTGGAGATGGGAAAGAAGTAAATCTTGAGAAATGTCCAAGGAAAAAACTACAACAGCAGTGCATCACATATCTTGGACCA AAAGAAAGGGAAGAATATGAAGTAATAATTGAGAATGGGCGGCTTGCTTATAGGCAAAGTGGGTCACCTGTGGATACCACAGGTGAATCCAAATGGATATTTGTCCTTAGCACAAGTAGAGCCTTGTATGTGGGTCAAAAGAAAAAGGGCAAATTTCAACATTCTAGTTTTCTAGCCGGCGGTGCCACCACGGCAGCTGGAAGATTGGTTGCTCGTGATGGAGTTCTCCAG gcTATATGGCCATACAGTGGTCATTATCATCCAACGGAAGAAAATTTCATGGAATTCATTAGCTTTCTCGAGGAAAATAATGTAAATCTCACAAATGTTAag AGGTGTGCCGTTGATGATGACAACTCATACGGGCAAACTCCTACTCCAGATAAAGAATCCAAACCCAAACCCGAATCAGATAAAAGCCGGAAAGCTGATGAGAATGATGAAGGTGACAGCGTGAGGGGGGCAAAAAGAAGCAGTGGTGATGATCAGAAAGATGTGAAGATTGAGACCAATGGCGCAGGTGGCAAGGAAGAAGCAGCAGCGTTCAGCATGGCCAAGAGATTGTCATTTAAGTGGACGACAGGGGTCGGACCCCGTATCGGGTGCGTGCGAGACTACCCTAGCGAGCTTCAATGGAAAGCACTGGAACAGGTAAACCTATCACCAAGGGTGGCTCCTGGAATGGTGAAGTTGGGTCCAATTCCTTCACCACGACCCAGTCCAAGAATCCACCTTTCCCCACGGATTGCAGCTATGGGTCTGCCAAGTCCAAGGTCTATAGCAACAGTGGGCTAA
- the LOC108485675 gene encoding IQ domain-containing protein IQM1-like isoform X1 gives MGLSLSLLLSAWQQILSHRFFNLACNISLRSKDREVTLRVNSFKGTDSETIINSVGSDSKIQRKNSKNLRNGKADYYQVLLDKAHSFQDLVQDKRKSSSNGLIHKPMATLSLPKPTILFSPRPVSELDAAAVKLQKVYKSYRTRRNLADCAVVIEELWWKVLDLAELKQNSVSFFEIEKPESAVSRWVRAKTKAAKVGKGLSKDEKAKKLALQHWLEAIDPRHRYGHNLHMYYDVWFSSESTQPFFYWLDVGDGKEVNLEKCPRKKLQQQCITYLGPKEREEYEVIIENGRLAYRQSGSPVDTTGESKWIFVLSTSRALYVGQKKKGKFQHSSFLAGGATTAAGRLVARDGVLQAIWPYSGHYHPTEENFMEFISFLEENNVNLTNVKRCAVDDDNSYGQTPTPDKESKPKPESDKSRKADENDEGDSVRGAKRSSGDDQKDVKIETNGAGGKEEAAAFSMAKRLSFKWTTGVGPRIGCVRDYPSELQWKALEQVNLSPRVAPGMVKLGPIPSPRPSPRIHLSPRIAAMGLPSPRSIATVG, from the exons ATGGGATTGTCTCTTTCATTGCTTCTATCAGCCTGGCAACAAATTCTAAGCCACAGGTTTTTCAATTTAGCCTGCAACATCAGTCTCCGTTCAAAAGATAGAGAGGTGACCTTGAGGGTAAATAGCTTCAAGGGAACAGATTCAGAAACCATAATCAATTCAGTTGGGTCAGATTCTAAGATTCAAAGGAAAAATTCGAAAAATTTGAGAAACGGCAAAGCTGATTATTATCAAGTACTGCTTGACAAAGCTCACTCGTTCCAGGACCTGGTTCAAGACAAAAGGAAATCATCTTCGAATGGATTAATACATAAACCAATGGCCACACTTTCTCTACCGAAACCAACAATCTTGTTCTCGCCGAGACCCGTTAGTGAGCTTGATGCGGCTGCTGTTAAGCTTCAAAAAGTCTACAAGAGCTACCGGACTCGAAGAAACCTTGCAGATTGTGCAGTGGTGATTGAGGAGCTATGGTGGAAGGTATTAGACCTAGCTGAGCTCAAGCAAAACTCTGTGTCCTTCTTCGAGATTGAGAAACCAGAATCTGCAGTTTCACGGTGGGTAAGAGCCAAGACCAAAGCTGCAAAG GTAGGAAAGGGATTGTCCAAGGATGAAAAAGCTAAAAAACTAGCCCTTCAACACTGGCTTGAAGCT ATTGATCCACGACATCGGTACGGTCATAACTTACACATGTATTATGACGTTTGGTTCTCAAGCGAAAGCACACAGCCTTTCTTCTACTG GTTGGACGTTGGAGATGGGAAAGAAGTAAATCTTGAGAAATGTCCAAGGAAAAAACTACAACAGCAGTGCATCACATATCTTGGACCA AAAGAAAGGGAAGAATATGAAGTAATAATTGAGAATGGGCGGCTTGCTTATAGGCAAAGTGGGTCACCTGTGGATACCACAGGTGAATCCAAATGGATATTTGTCCTTAGCACAAGTAGAGCCTTGTATGTGGGTCAAAAGAAAAAGGGCAAATTTCAACATTCTAGTTTTCTAGCCGGCGGTGCCACCACGGCAGCTGGAAGATTGGTTGCTCGTGATGGAGTTCTCCAG gcTATATGGCCATACAGTGGTCATTATCATCCAACGGAAGAAAATTTCATGGAATTCATTAGCTTTCTCGAGGAAAATAATGTAAATCTCACAAATGTTAag AGGTGTGCCGTTGATGATGACAACTCATACGGGCAAACTCCTACTCCAGATAAAGAATCCAAACCCAAACCCGAATCAGATAAAAGCCGGAAAGCTGATGAGAATGATGAAGGTGACAGCGTGAGGGGGGCAAAAAGAAGCAGTGGTGATGATCAGAAAGATGTGAAGATTGAGACCAATGGCGCAGGTGGCAAGGAAGAAGCAGCAGCGTTCAGCATGGCCAAGAGATTGTCATTTAAGTGGACGACAGGGGTCGGACCCCGTATCGGGTGCGTGCGAGACTACCCTAGCGAGCTTCAATGGAAAGCACTGGAACAGGTAAACCTATCACCAAGGGTGGCTCCTGGAATGGTGAAGTTGGGTCCAATTCCTTCACCACGACCCAGTCCAAGAATCCACCTTTCCCCACGGATTGCAGCTATGGGTCTGCCAAGTCCAAGGTCTATAGCAACAGTGGGCTAA